One window from the genome of Fulvivirga lutea encodes:
- a CDS encoding peptidoglycan DD-metalloendopeptidase family protein — MTRIEAILSRNKDLFHPTTPFNFTKDPFFVFDFTKDNTALADVNLNDERSFNDYIFGSLAKENCKVGVGGYGENRTIYSRSDVFSDTENRSLHLGIDIWAPAGTPVYAPADAIVHSFKDNHQHGDYGPTIILEHELEGVKFHTLYGHLSRSSIEDLTIGAEIKKGTEFAWFGDYEENVHWPPHLHFQVIEDMGDKFGDFPGVCKPSEKAMWLKNCPNPNLILNIPGI; from the coding sequence ATGACTCGAATTGAAGCCATACTGTCCAGAAATAAAGATTTATTTCACCCAACAACACCATTTAATTTTACTAAAGACCCATTCTTTGTATTTGATTTTACAAAGGATAATACTGCTTTAGCGGATGTGAACTTAAATGATGAAAGAAGTTTTAATGATTACATTTTTGGATCACTTGCCAAAGAAAACTGCAAAGTAGGTGTTGGCGGCTATGGTGAAAATCGAACCATTTACAGCCGTAGTGATGTGTTTTCAGATACAGAAAACAGATCGTTGCATTTAGGAATTGATATATGGGCACCTGCCGGCACTCCGGTATACGCACCTGCTGATGCAATAGTGCACAGTTTTAAAGATAACCATCAACACGGTGATTATGGGCCTACTATAATTCTAGAACATGAACTGGAAGGGGTGAAATTTCATACGCTCTATGGTCATCTGAGCAGATCGTCTATAGAAGATTTAACAATAGGAGCTGAAATTAAAAAAGGGACTGAATTTGCGTGGTTCGGAGACTATGAGGAGAATGTACATTGGCCTCCCCATCTTCATTTTCAGGTAATTGAAGATATGGGCGATAAATTTGGTGACTTTCCTGGCGTTTGCAAGCCGAGTGAAAAGGCAATGTGGCTAAAAAACTGTCCTAACCCCAACTTAATTCTGAATATTCCGGGTATTTAG
- a CDS encoding TerB family tellurite resistance protein, which translates to MKSISVNTKLYYLLTYADGELHEKEKEMGEKMLWHEAMSKEKFNDQISILEKESKEAIFADCMKELKSFTQNDQINCLAWMCLIANADGFMDKNEWDLIYRIYHKQLGLTLSDITARQKELHRFIMQYRDIPEASATPAKKPETEVKKSDYKPSKSDKPKLSFPM; encoded by the coding sequence ATGAAGTCAATATCTGTAAACACCAAGCTCTATTATTTACTCACTTATGCTGATGGCGAGTTGCATGAGAAGGAGAAGGAAATGGGTGAGAAAATGTTATGGCATGAAGCCATGAGCAAGGAGAAATTTAACGATCAGATTAGTATACTTGAAAAGGAGAGTAAAGAAGCCATTTTTGCAGATTGCATGAAGGAGTTAAAGTCCTTTACTCAGAATGATCAAATTAATTGTCTTGCCTGGATGTGTTTAATTGCCAATGCAGACGGATTCATGGACAAGAACGAGTGGGATTTGATTTATAGAATCTATCATAAGCAGTTAGGTTTAACTTTATCTGATATTACAGCGCGCCAGAAAGAATTGCACCGTTTCATTATGCAATATCGTGACATCCCGGAAGCTTCTGCAACACCCGCCAAAAAACCAGAAACCGAAGTTAAAAAGTCAGATTACAAGCCTTCTAAGTCTGACAAGCCAAAGCTTTCGTTTCCAATGTAG
- a CDS encoding glycoside hydrolase family 113, translating to MKLKWPLLFLSCILIITLAISFKSNTPEKINGVSLVAPRNKVGKEVYEPINRIAANWVAVIPYSFTKRTDPKVQFQYNGQWWGESVTGTIQTITHANEMNLNVMLKPHTWVLGEGWAGDFDLNSEDEWKVWESSYRDYILTFAKVADSLNVPLFCIGTEYRKAVVKRPAFWKELIREVRDVYSGKLTYAANWDNYQNVSFWQDLDYIGVDAYFPLNDAKTPTIEQLESSWAPIINELESFSKKWNKQILFTEFGYKSTDYTADGHWKYDGKELGTNQLAQANAYESAFGLWKQNWFGGGFLWKWHTNHESVGGPDCKEFTPQNKKAEEVIRKFYSKN from the coding sequence ATGAAACTCAAATGGCCTCTGCTATTTTTATCGTGTATACTTATTATTACACTAGCTATTAGTTTTAAGAGTAATACTCCAGAAAAAATTAATGGAGTTAGTCTTGTTGCTCCACGCAACAAAGTAGGTAAAGAAGTCTATGAGCCAATCAATCGTATTGCAGCCAATTGGGTAGCAGTTATCCCCTATTCTTTTACAAAAAGAACTGACCCAAAAGTTCAATTTCAATATAATGGACAGTGGTGGGGCGAAAGTGTGACGGGTACGATTCAAACTATTACGCACGCTAATGAAATGAACTTAAATGTAATGCTCAAACCGCATACCTGGGTGTTAGGTGAAGGTTGGGCTGGCGATTTTGATCTCAACTCAGAAGATGAATGGAAAGTTTGGGAAAGTAGTTATAGAGACTACATTCTTACATTTGCTAAAGTAGCTGACTCACTTAACGTACCACTTTTTTGTATAGGTACTGAATACAGAAAGGCCGTTGTAAAAAGGCCTGCATTTTGGAAAGAACTTATTAGAGAAGTAAGAGATGTGTATTCAGGTAAGTTAACCTACGCTGCGAATTGGGATAACTATCAAAATGTGAGTTTTTGGCAAGATTTGGACTATATAGGTGTAGATGCTTATTTCCCACTTAATGATGCCAAAACTCCAACAATAGAACAGTTAGAATCGTCTTGGGCTCCCATTATTAATGAACTTGAATCATTCTCAAAAAAGTGGAATAAGCAGATACTATTTACCGAATTTGGGTACAAAAGTACAGATTATACTGCCGATGGCCATTGGAAATATGATGGGAAGGAATTGGGTACCAATCAATTAGCACAGGCTAATGCATATGAATCTGCATTTGGGTTATGGAAACAAAACTGGTTTGGTGGCGGGTTTTTATGGAAATGGCATACAAACCATGAATCTGTAGGTGGTCCTGATTGCAAAGAGTTTACGCCACAAAATAAAAAAGCTGAAGAAGTAATTCGTAAATTCTACTCGAAGAATTAA
- a CDS encoding alanine racemase, whose translation MAFLELHKSRLKHNHKFLTKLFSERNIEWGVVTKLLCGNRAYIKEILNLGITEIHDSRISNLQIVKSMNPDVQTVYIKPPAKRSIQRIIQFADVSFNSEYSTIKMLSEEAVKQGKLHKIIIMIEMGDLREGVLGENVIDFYSRIFELPGIKIVGLGTNLNCLHGVMPSQDKLIQLSLYKQLIEAKFEREIPWVSGGTSVTIPLLLKNMRPMGINHFRVGEILYFGLNLFTMKTVKGMKDDIFKLHAEIIELHEKPKVPIGELAENPSGEVLEINEADYGKTSYRAIIDIGLLDISPEFLIPDDKKIEITGASSDMLVIDLGKTRRNYKVGDLISFKLRYMGALSILNSNYIEKKIVD comes from the coding sequence ATGGCATTTTTAGAACTACATAAGTCTAGATTAAAACATAATCATAAGTTTCTAACGAAGCTTTTTAGTGAAAGAAATATTGAGTGGGGAGTTGTAACTAAGCTTTTATGTGGAAATAGAGCCTATATAAAAGAAATTCTGAACTTAGGAATAACGGAAATTCACGATTCGAGAATTAGTAATCTTCAGATTGTGAAATCCATGAATCCAGATGTACAGACTGTTTATATAAAACCACCTGCCAAAAGGAGTATTCAGCGAATTATTCAATTCGCAGATGTGAGCTTTAATAGCGAGTATTCAACAATTAAAATGCTTTCAGAAGAAGCTGTTAAGCAAGGTAAGCTTCATAAGATTATCATAATGATTGAAATGGGAGATCTTAGGGAAGGGGTTTTAGGCGAAAATGTCATCGACTTTTATTCGAGGATATTCGAATTGCCAGGTATTAAAATTGTTGGACTAGGTACTAACCTAAATTGCTTGCATGGTGTAATGCCATCACAGGATAAACTTATTCAGTTGAGTCTTTACAAGCAATTGATTGAAGCTAAGTTTGAAAGAGAAATTCCGTGGGTTTCAGGCGGTACTTCCGTAACTATTCCGCTTTTGCTGAAGAATATGCGCCCAATGGGTATTAACCATTTTAGAGTAGGAGAGATTCTCTACTTTGGTTTGAACCTATTTACCATGAAAACAGTGAAGGGTATGAAGGATGATATCTTCAAGCTTCATGCAGAGATCATAGAGCTTCACGAGAAACCAAAGGTGCCTATTGGCGAGTTGGCAGAAAATCCATCAGGAGAAGTACTGGAAATTAACGAGGCAGATTATGGTAAAACATCTTACCGTGCTATTATTGATATAGGATTACTGGATATTTCGCCTGAGTTTTTAATTCCTGATGACAAGAAAATAGAAATCACAGGTGCGAGTAGCGATATGTTGGTGATAGACCTTGGTAAAACGAGAAGAAACTACAAAGTGGGTGATTTAATTTCCTTTAAACTTCGATATATGGGAGCATTGAGCATTCTCAATTCTAATTACATCGAGAAAAAGATTGTTGACTAA